The following proteins are co-located in the Pedobacter frigiditerrae genome:
- the cobA gene encoding uroporphyrinogen-III C-methyltransferase, whose translation MILNKIEKTQVEPKITLVGAGPGDPDLLTLKGVKALQTADVVLYDALVNEALLNHAPENAIKVYVGKRSGDESFSQDLVNKLMIDYALNYGHVVRLKSGDPFVFARGFEEIDVAESYSIPTEIVPGVSSALGVPGLQKIPMVYGNLSESFWVVTGTNSQGEISPDLYVAAKSNATIVVLMGIEKIKEIANIFKTEGKANLPVAVIENGSSKEENVVVGIVDTIEELIEEKKLSSPALLVFGNVVSLHPQFNAIKEFYSIMAQEEY comes from the coding sequence ATGATTTTAAATAAGATAGAAAAAACTCAAGTAGAACCAAAAATTACATTAGTAGGTGCAGGTCCTGGCGATCCAGATTTGTTAACTTTAAAAGGCGTTAAAGCTTTGCAAACAGCAGATGTGGTACTTTATGATGCTTTGGTAAATGAGGCTTTATTAAATCACGCACCAGAAAATGCAATTAAGGTTTATGTAGGTAAACGTTCAGGTGATGAATCATTCTCTCAAGATTTAGTTAATAAATTAATGATTGACTACGCTTTAAACTATGGTCATGTTGTTCGTCTAAAAAGCGGCGACCCATTTGTGTTTGCTCGTGGTTTCGAAGAAATTGATGTGGCAGAATCTTATAGCATTCCAACAGAAATTGTTCCTGGTGTATCTAGCGCTTTAGGCGTACCAGGTTTACAGAAAATCCCTATGGTTTATGGTAACTTAAGTGAAAGCTTTTGGGTAGTTACTGGTACAAACTCACAAGGAGAAATTTCGCCAGATTTATATGTGGCAGCTAAATCTAATGCTACCATTGTGGTATTAATGGGTATCGAAAAAATCAAGGAAATTGCAAACATATTTAAAACCGAGGGTAAGGCTAATTTACCAGTTGCAGTAATCGAGAATGGCTCATCTAAAGAAGAAAACGTAGTAGTTGGTATTGTTGATACCATTGAAGAATTAATAGAAGAAAAGAAATTAAGCTCACCAGCATTGCTAGTATTTGGAAATGTTGTATCGTTGCATCCTCAATTTAATGCGATAAAAGAGTTCTATTCAATTATGGCGCAAGAAGAATATTAG
- a CDS encoding sulfate adenylyltransferase subunit 1 → MNILKFFTAGSVDDGKSTLIGRLLYDTDSILADQLEALQSSNRKNDDGTIDLAILTDGLRAEREQGITIDVAYKYFQTEKRKFIIADTPGHIQYTRNMVTGASTANLAIILIDARNGVVEQTIRHSYLVSLLGIKHIVVAVNKMDMMDYSETVFTAIKEKYKTLAQNLGLKDVTYIPVSALKGDNIVQPSAHMDWYEGESLLHFLEKVDTDLQDKTTQARMPVQWVIRPQTDELHDYRGYAGRVLSGTFKVNDMVTVLPAGTSSTISKIEFFENELEQALAGQSVTIHLKDNIDISRGDTLVNSSALPIESKLIEADLCWMDGRALDPSIMYLIQHNSKTTKCKINEILYKVDINTLERHAAEEFKLNDIGRVIVKTADALAFDLYGDNRANGSAILIDSRTNLTVGALMFRASVE, encoded by the coding sequence ATGAACATATTAAAATTTTTCACAGCGGGTAGTGTAGATGATGGTAAAAGTACCCTCATTGGTCGCTTGTTATATGATACCGATTCTATTTTAGCAGACCAGTTAGAAGCTTTGCAAAGCTCTAACAGAAAAAACGACGATGGAACAATAGACTTAGCCATTTTAACAGATGGTTTAAGAGCCGAACGCGAACAAGGAATTACTATTGATGTGGCCTATAAATACTTTCAAACCGAGAAGAGAAAATTTATTATAGCCGATACTCCAGGCCACATTCAATATACCCGAAACATGGTTACAGGTGCCTCTACAGCAAATTTAGCCATCATTTTAATTGATGCTAGGAATGGTGTGGTGGAGCAAACCATTCGCCATTCTTACTTGGTTTCCTTGTTGGGCATCAAACACATTGTGGTTGCCGTTAACAAAATGGACATGATGGATTATAGCGAAACTGTTTTTACTGCCATTAAAGAAAAGTATAAAACGCTAGCACAAAACCTAGGTTTAAAAGACGTAACTTATATTCCTGTTAGCGCACTGAAAGGCGATAACATCGTACAACCATCAGCACACATGGATTGGTACGAAGGCGAAAGCTTGTTGCACTTCTTAGAGAAAGTTGATACAGATTTGCAAGACAAAACCACGCAAGCTCGTATGCCTGTGCAATGGGTAATCAGACCTCAAACAGATGAGCTTCACGATTACAGAGGTTATGCAGGAAGGGTGTTGAGTGGTACTTTTAAAGTAAATGATATGGTTACTGTTTTGCCTGCCGGAACAAGTTCTACCATTAGTAAAATCGAATTCTTCGAAAATGAATTAGAGCAAGCTTTGGCTGGTCAATCAGTTACCATACATTTAAAAGATAACATCGATATCAGTCGTGGCGATACTTTGGTTAATTCTTCGGCCTTGCCAATAGAATCTAAACTTATAGAAGCGGATTTATGTTGGATGGACGGAAGAGCGTTAGACCCATCAATCATGTATTTAATTCAGCATAACAGCAAAACTACTAAATGTAAAATCAATGAGATTTTGTACAAAGTAGATATCAATACATTAGAAAGACACGCTGCTGAAGAGTTTAAATTAAACGATATTGGTCGTGTAATCGTTAAAACAGCAGATGCTTTGGCTTTCGATTTATATGGAGATAACAGGGCAAACGGTTCAGCCATTTTAATTGATAGTCGTACCAACTTAACAGTTGGGGCATTGATGTTTAGGGCTTCGGTAGAATAG
- a CDS encoding TSUP family transporter, with product MLPSPKTNNNVPFSQEEKGNQLFPVFVKLNQLRTLLIGGGNIGLEKLTAIVNNSFQADITIVAEHINPAITSLIEAHPAVKIKQKRYDATDLNDVDIVFVATGDNVLNEQIRKEAHEKGLLINVADKPELCDFYLGSIVQKGDLKIAISTNGKSPTIAKRLKEILNEGIPAELDETLQNMSALRQTLKGDFASKVKTLNKVTENLINNKKSFAERNIKWLIWLSIILFIYTAGLTLWNTEPEFKTFLIDIDPLFYWFLGAGFVFAMVDGAIGMSYGVTTASFSLAMGLPPASASMAIHISEVLSNGIAGWMHYKMGNVNWKLFKLLIIPAIIGAVLGAYILSSLEHYSAYVKPVVGIYTLFLGGIILKKAFSIKKKKVAGDKIKKIGPLGFVGGFIDAAFGGGWGSIVLSSLIAGGRHPLFSLGTVKISRFFIATLSSLTFFTMLGGRYWEAVLGLIIGSALASPIAARVSNKISAKTIMVAVGIIVMVVSLRSVIMFILKLI from the coding sequence ATGCTTCCATCTCCTAAAACCAATAATAATGTGCCTTTTTCTCAAGAAGAGAAAGGAAATCAGCTGTTTCCAGTTTTTGTAAAACTGAATCAGTTGCGTACTTTATTAATTGGTGGAGGAAATATTGGTTTAGAGAAATTAACGGCAATAGTTAACAATAGCTTTCAAGCTGATATTACAATAGTCGCCGAACATATCAATCCGGCAATAACAAGTTTAATTGAAGCTCATCCTGCTGTTAAGATTAAACAAAAACGTTATGATGCAACAGATTTAAATGATGTTGATATTGTTTTTGTTGCCACAGGCGATAATGTTTTAAATGAACAAATAAGAAAAGAAGCACACGAGAAAGGTCTGTTGATCAATGTGGCTGATAAACCAGAACTGTGTGATTTCTATTTAGGTTCTATTGTACAAAAAGGCGATTTAAAGATTGCGATTTCTACTAATGGAAAATCGCCTACTATTGCAAAACGTTTAAAAGAGATTTTAAATGAGGGTATTCCGGCAGAGTTGGATGAAACTTTGCAAAATATGAGCGCTTTGCGTCAAACTTTAAAAGGAGATTTTGCTTCAAAAGTTAAAACGTTAAATAAGGTTACAGAGAATTTAATTAACAATAAAAAGAGTTTTGCAGAGCGAAATATTAAATGGTTAATCTGGCTTTCCATTATCTTATTTATTTATACCGCTGGTTTAACGCTTTGGAATACTGAGCCAGAATTTAAAACTTTTTTAATAGATATTGACCCATTATTTTATTGGTTTTTAGGCGCTGGATTTGTATTTGCTATGGTTGATGGAGCAATTGGAATGTCTTACGGTGTAACAACTGCATCTTTTTCTTTAGCTATGGGATTGCCACCAGCATCAGCCAGTATGGCGATACATATTTCTGAAGTTTTAAGTAATGGTATTGCTGGATGGATGCACTACAAAATGGGTAATGTAAACTGGAAACTTTTTAAATTATTAATTATACCAGCCATTATTGGAGCAGTTTTAGGTGCTTACATTTTATCATCGCTAGAACATTATAGTGCTTACGTAAAACCTGTTGTAGGTATTTATACACTGTTTTTGGGCGGGATTATATTAAAGAAAGCCTTTAGTATTAAAAAGAAAAAAGTAGCTGGAGATAAAATTAAAAAGATTGGTCCTTTGGGTTTTGTTGGTGGTTTTATAGATGCCGCATTTGGTGGTGGGTGGGGCTCGATTGTATTGTCGAGTTTAATTGCAGGTGGCAGACATCCGTTGTTTTCATTAGGAACGGTTAAAATTTCGAGGTTTTTTATTGCTACTTTAAGTTCACTTACGTTTTTTACCATGTTAGGCGGTAGATACTGGGAAGCAGTTTTAGGTTTAATTATTGGAAGCGCTTTAGCATCGCCAATTGCAGCAAGAGTCTCAAATAAAATATCTGCAAAAACAATCATGGTTGCAGTAGGTATAATTGTTATGGTGGTGAGTTTACGCAGCGTAATTATGTTTATTTTAAAATTGATATAG
- the cysD gene encoding sulfate adenylyltransferase subunit CysD, giving the protein MSEYNFDYLDELEAEAIHILREVAGQFEKPALLFSGGKDSITLVRLAEKAFRPGKFPFPLVHIDTGHNFEETIQYRDEMVARIGEKLIIGSVQKSIDEGKVIEQTGKNASRNALQTVTLLDTILEHKFDACIGGARRDEEKARAKERIFSVRDEFGQWDPKRQRPELWNIYNGKIHKGENVRVFPISNWTELDVWNYIRRENIALPSIYFAHQRDCITRNGQLMAASPFLNMDSEDVVESKKVRFRTVGDMSCTAAVESDADLIDDIIQEISDSKISERGARMDDKVSEAAMEDRKKGGYF; this is encoded by the coding sequence ATGAGCGAATACAATTTTGATTATTTAGACGAATTAGAGGCCGAGGCTATTCACATTTTACGTGAAGTGGCAGGGCAATTTGAGAAACCAGCTTTGCTGTTTTCTGGAGGAAAGGATTCGATAACATTGGTGCGGTTAGCTGAGAAAGCATTTAGACCAGGCAAATTTCCCTTCCCCTTGGTGCACATAGATACTGGACATAATTTTGAAGAAACCATCCAATACCGTGATGAAATGGTGGCGAGAATTGGCGAAAAACTAATTATTGGTTCGGTTCAAAAATCTATTGACGAAGGTAAGGTAATTGAACAAACAGGTAAAAATGCAAGCCGTAATGCCTTGCAAACGGTTACACTTTTAGATACCATTTTAGAACATAAGTTTGATGCTTGTATCGGCGGTGCCAGAAGAGATGAAGAAAAAGCTCGGGCTAAAGAGCGTATTTTCTCAGTTAGAGATGAGTTTGGTCAGTGGGACCCAAAACGCCAACGCCCAGAATTATGGAATATTTACAATGGTAAAATCCATAAAGGCGAAAACGTAAGGGTGTTTCCAATAAGTAACTGGACCGAGCTTGATGTTTGGAATTACATTCGTAGGGAAAATATCGCTTTGCCAAGTATTTATTTTGCGCATCAACGTGATTGTATTACCAGAAACGGACAATTAATGGCAGCCTCTCCATTTTTAAATATGGATAGTGAAGATGTTGTAGAAAGCAAAAAAGTTCGTTTCCGTACGGTAGGAGATATGTCTTGTACAGCTGCTGTAGAATCTGATGCTGATTTAATTGATGACATTATTCAAGAAATAAGCGATTCGAAAATCTCAGAACGTGGCGCTCGTATGGACGATAAGGTTTCTGAAGCAGCAATGGAAGACAGAAAAAAAGGGGGATACTTTTAA
- a CDS encoding phosphoadenylyl-sulfate reductase, with amino-acid sequence MEELENLKQELAGLSIVDKLWFLTKKYEGRIVFSTSFGWEDQVVTDIIFANKIPIKVFTLETGRLFPETYYVWNRTLEVYQQTIHAYYPQADLLQAMVNAKGPNSFYESVENRKECCHIRKIEPLKRALYGNEIWVTGIRAEQSPNREDMHDLEYDASNQLIKFHPIFEWTLEEVKQYIKDNNIVYNTLHDKGFPSIGCAPCTRAVQPGEDFRAGRWWWEDQSKKECGLHNTAEEIVASKE; translated from the coding sequence ATGGAGGAATTAGAAAATTTAAAGCAAGAATTAGCTGGTCTAAGCATCGTAGATAAACTTTGGTTTTTAACTAAAAAGTACGAAGGCAGAATTGTATTTAGTACAAGTTTTGGATGGGAAGACCAAGTAGTTACCGATATTATATTCGCTAATAAAATTCCCATTAAGGTTTTTACATTAGAAACAGGAAGGTTGTTTCCAGAAACTTATTACGTGTGGAATAGAACGCTAGAGGTTTACCAACAAACAATTCACGCTTATTATCCACAAGCAGATTTATTGCAGGCAATGGTTAATGCGAAAGGACCAAATAGCTTTTATGAATCTGTAGAAAATAGAAAAGAGTGTTGTCATATTCGTAAAATAGAGCCTTTAAAAAGAGCCTTGTATGGTAACGAAATTTGGGTAACTGGAATTAGGGCAGAGCAAAGTCCGAATAGGGAAGATATGCACGACTTAGAATACGATGCCTCAAATCAGTTGATCAAGTTCCATCCCATTTTCGAATGGACACTAGAGGAGGTGAAACAATATATCAAGGACAATAATATTGTTTACAACACTTTGCACGATAAAGGTTTCCCAAGCATCGGCTGTGCCCCATGTACAAGAGCGGTACAACCTGGCGAAGATTTTAGAGCAGGAAGATGGTGGTGGGAAGACCAAAGCAAAAAAGAGTGCGGCTTACACAATACCGCTGAGGAGATTGTGGCGAGCAAAGAATAG